From Haloarcula sp. CBA1127, a single genomic window includes:
- a CDS encoding S9 family peptidase: MTAYDLSRYLNVRSAYGSSFAPDGTLAFLMNTTGVAQLWSLPEPHGWPEQLTFYDDTVSFVDFSPERQELVFGMDEGGNERAQLYRLDADGRVHELTGMPDAKHRWGGWSPDGERFAFASNRRDEAVFDIYVQDRDATGDDAELIWKGDGWFSVGGFSPDGERLLVSEAHSSFDQDIYVLDIDSGNRSHLTPHEGKVRYTSASWGPEGEAVYLVTDGESDTLELARLSLEGDLDIVRSDDQWNIDGVALDKDSGRLVYSRNVDGYNELTVGELTGPTTIETFPTPDLPGGLAGGVSWGPDAERFAVSVTGRRVNTNVFVVETETGKSKQWTAASTAGIPRETFIEPEVVRFDSFDGRKIPALFSLPDGAATGTGADGDTPVIVDIHGGPESQRRPSFSGLTQYFLSRGYAVFEPNVRGSTGYGKAYTHLDDVEKRMDSVKDLRAGVDWLHDHPAVDPDRIVAMGGSYGGFMVLAALTEYPDTWAAGVDVVGIANFVTFLENTGDWRRELREAEYGSLETDREFLESISPINNVDRIDAPLFVLHGANDPRVPVGEAEQIAEQAAEQGVPVEKLVFDDEGHGISKRENRIEAYTAVVEFLDDHV, from the coding sequence GTGACCGCGTACGACCTCTCTCGCTATCTCAATGTCCGGAGCGCCTACGGCAGCTCGTTCGCGCCGGACGGGACGCTCGCCTTCCTGATGAACACGACCGGCGTTGCCCAGCTCTGGTCGCTTCCCGAGCCCCATGGCTGGCCCGAGCAACTGACCTTCTACGACGACACTGTGAGCTTCGTCGACTTCTCGCCCGAGCGCCAGGAACTCGTCTTCGGCATGGACGAGGGCGGCAACGAGCGGGCGCAGCTATACCGGCTTGACGCGGACGGGCGCGTCCACGAACTCACCGGGATGCCCGACGCGAAACACCGCTGGGGCGGCTGGTCGCCCGACGGCGAGCGCTTTGCGTTCGCGTCGAACCGTCGTGATGAGGCTGTCTTCGACATCTACGTACAGGACCGCGACGCGACCGGCGACGATGCGGAACTAATCTGGAAGGGAGACGGCTGGTTCTCCGTCGGCGGCTTCTCGCCTGATGGTGAGCGCCTGCTGGTCAGCGAAGCCCACTCCAGTTTCGACCAGGACATCTACGTGCTTGACATCGACAGCGGGAACCGCAGCCATCTCACGCCACACGAGGGGAAGGTCCGCTACACGAGCGCGTCGTGGGGACCGGAAGGCGAGGCGGTGTATCTCGTCACCGACGGCGAAAGCGACACGCTCGAACTCGCCCGCCTCTCGCTTGAGGGCGACCTCGACATCGTCCGCTCGGACGACCAGTGGAACATCGACGGCGTCGCGCTTGACAAGGACAGTGGCCGTCTCGTGTACTCGCGCAACGTCGACGGCTACAACGAACTCACCGTCGGCGAACTGACGGGGCCGACAACCATTGAGACGTTCCCGACGCCGGACCTGCCGGGCGGGCTGGCCGGGGGCGTTTCGTGGGGACCTGACGCCGAACGGTTCGCCGTCAGCGTCACCGGGCGACGGGTCAACACCAACGTGTTCGTCGTGGAGACCGAGACCGGCAAGAGCAAGCAGTGGACGGCCGCCTCGACAGCTGGCATCCCACGTGAGACGTTCATCGAGCCAGAGGTCGTCCGGTTCGACTCCTTCGACGGGCGAAAGATTCCGGCACTGTTCTCGCTGCCGGACGGTGCAGCTACCGGGACCGGCGCTGACGGGGACACGCCCGTCATCGTCGACATCCACGGTGGCCCGGAGAGTCAGCGTCGCCCCTCGTTCTCGGGCCTGACCCAGTACTTCCTCTCGCGGGGCTACGCCGTCTTCGAACCCAACGTCCGCGGGTCGACGGGCTACGGGAAGGCCTACACGCACCTTGACGACGTCGAAAAGCGGATGGACTCCGTAAAGGACCTGCGGGCCGGTGTCGACTGGCTCCACGACCACCCGGCTGTCGACCCCGACCGAATCGTGGCGATGGGTGGCTCTTACGGCGGCTTCATGGTGCTGGCGGCACTGACCGAGTATCCGGACACCTGGGCAGCCGGCGTCGACGTGGTCGGCATCGCCAACTTCGTGACGTTTCTGGAGAACACTGGTGACTGGCGGCGGGAACTCCGCGAGGCCGAGTACGGGTCTCTCGAAACGGACCGCGAGTTCCTCGAATCTATCTCGCCGATCAACAACGTTGACCGCATCGACGCGCCGTTGTTCGTCCTTCACGGGGCCAACGATCCCCGCGTCCCGGTCGGCGAGGCCGAACAAATCGCCGAGCAGGCGGCCGAACAGGGAGTTCCCGTGGAGAAACTCGTTTTCGATGACGAGGGACACGGCATCAGCAAGCGGGAGAACCGCATTGAGGCGTACACCGCTGTCGTCGAATTCCTCGACGACCACGTCTGA
- a CDS encoding NUDIX hydrolase, whose product MEIAERSRARVQERLARLEQEFGSTPVDQTTFSVGAEAYQRAVERSREGQVDVHAFVHNESGDVLLSDADGSWEVPQGQTQGSERPAAAAERVVTETAGVSCTIRDAVRATICGVRNETDQGAETVYRLSIVFDAEIKSTAAESGDVETTGEAEASIRWDDAGDVAVAELV is encoded by the coding sequence ATGGAAATAGCCGAGCGCTCGCGAGCACGGGTGCAAGAGCGTCTCGCCCGTCTCGAACAGGAGTTCGGCTCGACGCCGGTGGACCAGACCACCTTTTCGGTCGGTGCGGAGGCGTACCAGCGTGCTGTCGAGCGCTCACGGGAGGGGCAGGTCGACGTACACGCGTTCGTCCACAACGAGTCGGGCGACGTGTTACTCAGCGACGCCGACGGGTCCTGGGAGGTCCCGCAGGGACAGACACAGGGGTCCGAGCGACCGGCGGCAGCAGCCGAACGAGTCGTCACCGAAACAGCCGGCGTCTCGTGTACCATTCGGGATGCAGTTCGGGCGACCATCTGTGGCGTGCGAAACGAGACAGATCAGGGCGCTGAGACGGTGTATCGACTCAGTATCGTATTCGACGCGGAGATCAAAAGCACCGCGGCCGAAAGCGGTGACGTTGAGACGACCGGTGAGGCCGAAGCGTCGATCCGATGGGACGACGCGGGCGATGTCGCGGTCGCAGAACTGGTTTAG
- a CDS encoding NAD(P)-dependent glycerol-1-phosphate dehydrogenase has translation MFEKRTWIRLPRNVVVGHGVLGRTIEAVSELHLTGRPLVVSSPTPYDVAGKRVVEQFEDEGYDPSEIVIEEASFDAVQQVIDHASEIDAGFLLGVGGGKAIDITKMAADDLGLGFVSVPTAASHDGIVSGRGSVPEGDTRHSVAAEPPLAVIADTEVLAEAPWRLTTAGCADIISNYTAVRDWQLAHRLKNVHYSEYAGALSQMTAEMLVESADSIKQGLEESSWIVVKALVSSGVAMSIADSSRPASGAEHLFSHQLDRLVPDGALHGHQVGVGSIMTEYLHSGQKGKWKDARDALAAIGAPTTADELGIDDETVIEALTTAHQIRDRYTVLGDGMSEEAAIEAATVTGVI, from the coding sequence ATGTTCGAGAAACGCACCTGGATCCGTCTCCCCCGGAACGTCGTGGTCGGGCACGGGGTCCTCGGGCGTACAATCGAGGCCGTGAGCGAGCTCCACCTGACTGGCCGGCCGCTCGTCGTTTCGAGTCCGACGCCATATGATGTCGCCGGCAAGCGGGTCGTCGAACAGTTCGAGGACGAGGGGTACGACCCTTCCGAGATTGTCATCGAGGAAGCCAGTTTCGACGCCGTCCAGCAGGTCATCGACCACGCCTCGGAGATCGACGCGGGCTTCCTGCTTGGTGTCGGCGGCGGGAAAGCTATCGATATCACGAAGATGGCGGCCGATGACCTCGGGCTGGGGTTCGTCTCGGTGCCGACGGCCGCGAGCCACGACGGCATCGTCTCCGGTCGCGGCTCAGTTCCCGAAGGTGACACGCGCCACAGCGTCGCTGCCGAGCCGCCACTGGCGGTCATCGCCGACACCGAGGTACTGGCGGAGGCCCCCTGGCGGCTGACCACTGCTGGCTGTGCCGACATCATCTCGAACTACACCGCGGTTCGGGACTGGCAGCTCGCCCACCGACTCAAAAATGTCCACTACTCCGAGTACGCCGGTGCGCTCTCCCAGATGACCGCCGAGATGCTCGTCGAGAGCGCCGACTCGATAAAACAGGGGCTGGAGGAGTCATCCTGGATTGTCGTCAAAGCGCTCGTTTCATCGGGCGTTGCGATGTCTATCGCCGATTCCTCGCGTCCGGCAAGCGGCGCGGAACACCTGTTTTCCCACCAACTCGACCGGCTCGTCCCCGACGGCGCGCTCCACGGCCATCAGGTCGGTGTCGGCTCGATCATGACCGAATACCTCCACAGCGGCCAGAAAGGCAAGTGGAAGGACGCCAGAGACGCGCTGGCCGCCATCGGCGCGCCGACGACGGCAGACGAACTCGGCATCGACGATGAGACCGTGATCGAGGCGCTGACCACGGCCCATCAGATCCGCGACCGCTACACGGTTCTCGGGGACGGAATGAGTGAAGAAGCGGCCATCGAAGCGGCGACGGTCACCGGCGTTATCTAA
- a CDS encoding NAD-dependent epimerase/dehydratase family protein: protein MDSVLVIGGGRFIGRHTVTEFRDAGYDVTMLTRGQRSNPFANSDVAHIKGDRNERDTLETARKQVDPDVVVDCVAYFPEDVRVATDVFADVDAYVYISSGAAYGAERTPKREGETPLAGCTAEQATTDSAETYGPRKAEGDREVFAAAEDGVRAMSVRPTVVYGPYDYTERFAYWVDRVAEYDRIVVPSDGLSLWQMAYVEDVASALRLVAERGTAGEAYNVGDEHAPTLREWVDLLAGVHDTSVETVGVGERELAAAGLAPDDFPIYRDSPHLLSTAKLRDLGWSSTPHETALAVTVAEHRENDRIGREFGPDRDTEAAIVGQLTE from the coding sequence ATGGACAGTGTCCTCGTCATCGGCGGCGGTCGGTTCATCGGCCGGCACACAGTCACCGAGTTCCGCGACGCGGGCTACGACGTGACGATGCTCACCCGCGGCCAGCGCTCGAATCCGTTCGCGAACTCCGATGTCGCTCACATCAAGGGCGACCGGAACGAGCGGGACACACTCGAAACCGCTCGCAAGCAGGTCGACCCGGACGTGGTCGTCGACTGTGTGGCATACTTCCCGGAGGATGTCCGGGTGGCGACCGACGTGTTTGCCGATGTCGACGCGTACGTGTATATCTCAAGCGGCGCGGCCTACGGCGCCGAACGGACGCCCAAGCGGGAGGGGGAGACGCCGCTTGCAGGCTGTACTGCCGAGCAGGCTACAACCGACAGCGCGGAGACCTACGGGCCGCGGAAGGCCGAAGGCGACCGTGAAGTGTTCGCCGCCGCGGAGGACGGCGTGCGGGCGATGAGCGTCCGGCCGACCGTCGTGTACGGTCCCTACGACTACACCGAGCGGTTCGCCTACTGGGTTGACCGCGTGGCCGAGTACGACCGGATCGTCGTTCCCAGCGACGGCCTCAGCCTGTGGCAGATGGCCTACGTCGAGGACGTGGCCAGCGCGCTCAGACTCGTCGCGGAACGAGGAACGGCCGGCGAGGCCTACAACGTCGGTGACGAGCACGCGCCGACGCTCCGGGAGTGGGTCGACCTGCTCGCCGGCGTACACGACACGTCCGTCGAGACCGTCGGCGTCGGCGAGCGTGAACTCGCGGCGGCGGGGCTTGCCCCCGACGACTTCCCCATCTACCGTGACTCGCCGCATCTGTTGTCGACGGCAAAGCTCCGCGACCTGGGCTGGTCGTCGACGCCCCACGAGACGGCGCTGGCCGTGACTGTCGCCGAGCATCGGGAGAACGACCGAATCGGCCGGGAGTTCGGACCGGACCGGGACACGGAAGCAGCGATTGTCGGACAACTGACAGAATAA
- a CDS encoding type IV pilin produces MTGKLRAVSSVISVILLVAVTVVLAAVLSVATLGLAEKLDDTAPVIGQSGGEFTAQDGVDGGIVRITHVAGDVVRVSDIEVAVSADCSGDGTEKHGRLVNLPAKSGDRPQSDNIEGDDIFDESTGSLTERGADDTGALVTDEFRPGDVIVFRIAGGDCDLQPGDTVTVRVVHTPSNAVIIQQQLTA; encoded by the coding sequence GTGACAGGTAAGTTGCGTGCTGTCTCTTCAGTTATTTCGGTTATCCTCCTCGTGGCGGTAACTGTCGTTCTCGCAGCAGTGCTGTCAGTGGCGACGCTCGGCCTCGCGGAGAAACTGGATGACACAGCGCCTGTGATCGGCCAATCGGGCGGTGAGTTCACCGCACAGGATGGAGTCGACGGGGGCATCGTCCGTATCACGCACGTTGCTGGAGATGTCGTCCGTGTCTCGGATATCGAAGTGGCAGTCAGCGCCGACTGTAGCGGTGACGGAACTGAAAAACACGGACGGTTAGTCAACCTCCCGGCGAAATCCGGTGACCGGCCACAGAGTGACAACATCGAGGGCGACGATATCTTCGACGAGAGCACTGGTTCGCTCACGGAGCGCGGTGCTGATGATACCGGGGCTCTGGTTACAGACGAGTTCCGTCCCGGAGATGTGATCGTCTTCCGGATAGCGGGCGGGGACTGTGACTTGCAGCCGGGCGATACAGTGACCGTCCGAGTCGTGCACACCCCGTCAAACGCGGTTATTATCCAGCAGCAACTAACTGCGTGA